From Deltaproteobacteria bacterium, one genomic window encodes:
- the gspG gene encoding type II secretion system protein GspG, giving the protein MRRGGGFTLLEVMVVVFILGLLATLVAPKIMGRTDDARRIKAVADMKGIEQALNLYRLDSGGYPTTEQGLQALVSRPTTPPVPRQWNPNGYLERAPLDPWGNAYVYLSDGARFTLKSYGADGVEGGEGKFADLDSRG; this is encoded by the coding sequence ATGAGACGCGGCGGCGGGTTCACGCTGCTCGAGGTCATGGTCGTCGTGTTCATCCTCGGGCTCCTCGCCACGCTCGTCGCGCCGAAGATCATGGGCCGCACGGACGACGCCCGCCGCATCAAGGCGGTGGCGGACATGAAGGGCATCGAGCAGGCGCTCAACCTCTACCGGCTCGACAGCGGCGGCTACCCGACCACCGAGCAGGGCTTGCAGGCCCTCGTGTCGCGGCCGACCACGCCGCCGGTGCCTCGCCAGTGGAACCCGAACGGCTACCTGGAACGCGCGCCGCTCGACCCATGGGGTAATGCCTACGTGTACCTGAGCGACGGCGCGCGATTTACGCTCAAGTCGTACGGCGCCGATGGCGTGGAAGGGGGGGAGGGAAAGTTTGCGGACCTCGACAGCCGGGGCTGA
- a CDS encoding type II secretion system protein GspF, which produces MPVFAYRALRASGRAETGVVDATSVRGAWQALRARGVFPTELRPEGARVGGLARRVAAAELAAATRQLATLVAAGLPVAEALEAVAEQADDSVLRRAITLARGRLGEGEPLARALGASPRVFSALYCDLVCAGEASGALPTVLERLAEHTEAAAAVRARLRAALTYPLVMTGATGLVLAFLLVWVVPQVAQLFADTGTPLPLATRALLGLVSAARATWWLALLLALAAAVGWRRWMASPAGRARVDATLLRLPVAGRLLGRAAVARFARTLATLVASGVPLEAALDVATAVLGNRTLVDAATAVREAVRRGEALAPALGRTGAFPSLLVRLAAVGERGGSLATSLERAARSYEAEVDAAVSAATALLEPLLIVAMGGVVLLLVVAVLVPIFALNQVVR; this is translated from the coding sequence ATGCCGGTCTTCGCCTATCGCGCGCTGCGGGCGAGCGGCCGTGCCGAGACGGGCGTGGTCGACGCGACGAGCGTGCGCGGCGCCTGGCAGGCGCTGCGCGCGCGCGGCGTGTTCCCGACCGAGCTGCGTCCGGAGGGGGCGCGCGTGGGCGGGCTCGCGCGGCGAGTCGCGGCCGCCGAGCTGGCGGCGGCAACGCGGCAGCTCGCGACGCTCGTCGCCGCGGGCCTGCCGGTGGCCGAGGCGCTCGAGGCGGTTGCCGAGCAGGCGGACGACTCGGTGCTGCGCCGGGCGATCACGCTCGCACGCGGGCGCCTCGGCGAGGGCGAGCCGCTCGCCCGCGCGCTCGGCGCCAGCCCGCGCGTCTTCTCCGCGCTCTACTGCGACCTGGTTTGCGCCGGCGAGGCGAGCGGCGCGCTCCCGACGGTGCTCGAGCGGCTGGCGGAGCACACCGAGGCGGCGGCGGCGGTGCGGGCCCGGCTCCGGGCCGCGCTCACCTACCCGCTCGTGATGACCGGCGCCACCGGGCTCGTGCTCGCCTTCCTCCTCGTCTGGGTCGTCCCGCAGGTCGCCCAGCTGTTCGCCGACACGGGCACGCCGCTGCCGCTCGCGACGCGCGCGCTCCTCGGCCTGGTGAGCGCCGCGCGCGCCACGTGGTGGTTGGCGCTGCTGCTCGCGCTCGCCGCCGCCGTCGGCTGGCGCCGCTGGATGGCGAGCCCCGCAGGGCGCGCCCGGGTCGACGCCACGCTGCTGCGCCTGCCGGTCGCGGGCCGGCTCCTCGGGCGGGCAGCGGTCGCACGCTTCGCGCGCACGCTGGCGACGCTGGTCGCGAGCGGCGTACCGCTCGAGGCGGCGCTCGACGTCGCGACGGCCGTCCTCGGCAATCGCACGCTGGTCGACGCCGCCACGGCGGTGCGCGAGGCGGTGCGCCGCGGCGAGGCGCTCGCCCCCGCGCTCGGGCGCACGGGCGCCTTCCCCTCGCTCCTCGTTCGCCTGGCCGCCGTCGGCGAGCGGGGCGGGAGCCTCGCCACGTCGCTCGAGCGCGCCGCGAGGAGCTACGAGGCCGAGGTCGACGCCGCCGTGTCGGCGGCCACGGCGCTCCTCGAGCCGCTGCTCATCGTCGCCATGGGCGGCGTGGTGCTGCTGCTCGTCGTCGCCGTGCTGGTGCCGATCTTCGCGCTGAATCAGGTGGTGCGATGA
- a CDS encoding type II secretion system protein GspE — MTGLEDAAAARLAISPEALERARARRREGGTLAEALADLGAADSGAFTRALADVAALPFVPVPPALPARELVDALPMPYARRHLVLPLARGPEGLEVAIGDPGALAPLDDLRLLYGTRVLPVVVPPPALRDAITRAYDAVARSAADTMEAIEEERLELADAAEDALGEPLDLLETGDEAPVIRLVNALFCQAVKDGASDIHVEPYERAVTVRFRVDGLLHDVLAPPAHLHARLVSRLKIMARLDIAERRLPQDGRIRIRVSGRDVDVRVSIVPTAFGERAVLRLLDRATAPLDLERLGLAPGLAAAVDQLLGQSHGLLLVTGPTGSGKTTTLYAALRRLVTGERNILTIEDPIEYQLAGIGQMPVKPAIGLDFASGLRAILRQDPDVVLVGEIRDRETVEIALRAALTGHLVFSTLHTNDAPGAVTRLLDMEVEPFLISSSVLAVLAQRLVRLRCAACAGAGCNGCLGTGYRGRTAIHELLVIDDAVRALVMARADAAAIRRHAIAAGMTTLRDDGLAKARAGLTTEAEVLRVTQDER, encoded by the coding sequence GTGACCGGTCTCGAGGACGCGGCCGCCGCCCGGCTCGCGATCTCGCCCGAAGCGCTGGAGCGCGCCCGCGCCCGGCGGCGCGAGGGCGGCACGCTGGCCGAGGCGCTCGCCGACCTCGGGGCCGCCGATTCCGGCGCCTTCACCCGCGCCCTCGCCGACGTCGCCGCCCTGCCCTTCGTGCCCGTCCCGCCGGCGCTGCCGGCGCGCGAGCTGGTCGACGCCCTGCCCATGCCCTACGCGCGCCGCCACCTCGTCCTGCCGCTCGCCCGCGGCCCGGAGGGCCTCGAGGTCGCGATCGGCGATCCGGGCGCGCTCGCGCCGCTCGACGACCTGCGCCTCCTCTACGGCACACGCGTCCTGCCCGTCGTGGTCCCGCCCCCGGCGCTGCGCGACGCGATCACCCGCGCCTACGACGCCGTGGCGCGCTCCGCCGCCGACACCATGGAGGCGATCGAGGAGGAGCGGCTGGAGCTCGCCGACGCGGCCGAAGACGCGCTCGGCGAGCCGCTCGACCTCCTCGAGACGGGCGACGAGGCGCCGGTCATCCGGCTGGTGAACGCGCTCTTCTGCCAGGCGGTCAAGGACGGCGCGAGCGATATCCACGTCGAGCCGTACGAGCGCGCGGTCACGGTCCGCTTCCGCGTCGACGGTCTCCTCCACGACGTGCTCGCCCCGCCCGCGCACCTCCACGCGCGCCTCGTCTCGCGCCTCAAGATCATGGCGCGGCTCGACATCGCCGAGCGGCGGCTGCCGCAGGACGGCCGCATCCGCATTCGCGTCTCGGGCCGCGACGTCGACGTCCGCGTGTCGATCGTGCCGACGGCGTTCGGGGAGCGCGCCGTGCTCCGTCTCCTCGACCGCGCCACGGCGCCGCTGGACCTCGAGCGGCTCGGGCTCGCGCCGGGGCTGGCGGCCGCCGTCGACCAGCTCCTCGGGCAGAGCCACGGCCTCCTGCTGGTCACCGGCCCGACGGGCAGCGGCAAGACGACGACGCTCTACGCCGCGCTTCGCCGGCTCGTCACCGGCGAGCGCAACATCCTCACCATCGAGGACCCGATCGAGTACCAGCTGGCCGGCATCGGGCAGATGCCGGTGAAGCCGGCGATCGGCCTCGACTTCGCGAGCGGGCTGCGCGCGATCCTGCGCCAGGACCCGGACGTCGTGCTGGTGGGCGAGATCCGCGACCGGGAGACGGTGGAGATCGCGCTGCGCGCGGCGCTGACCGGCCACCTCGTCTTCTCGACGCTCCACACCAACGACGCACCCGGCGCCGTCACCCGCCTCCTCGACATGGAGGTGGAGCCCTTCCTGATCTCCTCCTCGGTCCTGGCCGTGCTGGCGCAGCGCCTCGTGCGGCTGCGCTGTGCCGCGTGCGCGGGCGCCGGCTGCAACGGCTGCCTCGGCACCGGATACCGGGGCCGGACGGCGATCCATGAGCTCCTGGTGATCGACGATGCGGTCCGCGCCCTCGTGATGGCACGCGCCGACGCCGCCGCCATCCGCCGCCACGCGATCGCCGCCGGCATGACGACGCTGCGGGACGACGGCCTGGCCAAGGCGCGCGCCGGTCTCACCACCGAGGCCGAGGTGCTGCGCGTGACGCAGGACGAGCGCTGA